A genomic region of Cannabis sativa cultivar Pink pepper isolate KNU-18-1 chromosome 1, ASM2916894v1, whole genome shotgun sequence contains the following coding sequences:
- the LOC133031631 gene encoding uncharacterized protein LOC133031631, which yields MENNPEEEEEEQLEEEDQVAPMAGEEEEGAVVGSSLTMERVAAAKKFIENHYRSQMKHIQDRKERRSVLEKKLASEHVSEEEQMNMMKDLERKETDFIRLKRHKICVDDFDLLTIIGRGAFGEVRLCREKKSGNIYAMKKLKKSEMLSRGQVEHVRAERNLLAEVGSHCIVKLYYSFQDAEYLYLIMEYLPGGDIMTLLIREETLTETVARFYIAQSVLAIESIHKHNYIHRDIKPDNLLLDKNGHMKLSDFGLCKPLDCSNLSPIQENEVFDDDNLNDTTDLEGYSTDMKSGRRWKSPLEQLKHWQMNRRKLAFSTVGTPDYIAPEVLLKKGYGIECDWWSLGAIMYEMLVGYPPFYSDDPITACRKIVHWKNHLKFPEEARLSPEAKDLISRLLCDVEHRLGTGGTDQIKAHPWFKDIVWDQLYEMEAAFKPEVNGELDTQNFMKFDEVDPPKPARSGSGAMRKMLMTPKDLSFVGYTYKNFEAVKGLHHSPGTKRSTEPNRSSTDSAHSDSTVDYQEEYLTEATRKIVLSSSEDVM from the exons atggagAATAATccagaggaggaggaggaggagcaGTTGGAAGAAGAGGACCAGGTGGCTCCCATGGCCGGAGAGGAGGAAGAAGGTGCGGTGGTGGGTTCGAGCTTGACCATGGAGAGGGTTGCTGCAGCTAAGAAGTTTATCGAGAATCACTACAGGTCTCAGATGAAACACATTCAGGATCGTAAAGAAAG GCGCTCAGTACTAGAAAAGAAGTTAGCTTCAGAACATGTATCAGAAGAGGAACAAATGAATATGATGAAGGACTTGGAGCGCAAAGAAACTGACTTTATACGACTTAAAAGACACAAgatttgtgttgatgattttgaTCTTCTAACCATTATTGGGAGAGGGGCCTTTGGAGAG GTCAGATTGTGCAGGGAGAAGAAATCTGGAAACATCTATGCTATGAAAAAGTTGAAAAAATCTGAAATGCTTAGCAGGGGACAG GTTGAGCATGTTAGAGCTGAAAGGAATTTGCTTGCTGAGGTTGGAAGCCACTGTATTGTCAAACTATACTATTCTTTTCAAGATGCTGAATACTTATATCTCATAATGGAATATCTGCCTGGGGGTGACATAATGACTTTACTAATAAGAGAAGAAACTTTGACGGAGACTGTAGCTAGATTTTACATTGCTCAAAGTGTTCTTGCCATTGAATCCATTCATAAACATAACTACATTCACAG AGATATAAAACCTGACAACCTTCTTTTAGACAAAAATGGTCACATGAAGCTCTCTGATTTTGGTCTTTGCAAGCCTCTTGACTGCTCAAATTTATCGCCCATTCAAGAAAATGAAGTCTTTGATGATGATAACTTGAATGATACAACGGACCTGGAAGGATACTCTACAGATATGAAAAGTGGGAGACGCTGGAAAAGTCCCCTGGAACAACTTAAACATTGGCAGATGAATAGGAGAAAATTG GCATTTTCAACAGTAGGCACTCCGGATTACATTGCTCCAGAAGTGTTGTTGAAGAAAGGCTACGGCATTGAGTGTGATTG GTGGTCTCTTGGTGCAATAATGTATGAGATGCTTGTTGGATATCCACCCTTCTACTCCGATGATCCAATTACAGCATGTAGAAAG ATCGTGCATTGGAAAAATCACTTGAAATTTCCGGAGGAGGCAAGGTTGTCACCTGAAGCAAAGGATCTGATCAGTAGGTTGCTCTGTGATGTTGAGCATAGACTTGGTACAGGAGGAACTGACCAAATTAAA GCTCATCCTTGGTTCAAAGATATCGTATGGGATCAACTTTATGAGATGGAGGCTGCATTTAAACCAGAGGTCAATGGGGAACTTGATACtcaaaattttatgaaatttgacGAG GTGGATCCACCAAAACCAGCAAGAAGTGGATCCGGAGCCATGAGGAAG ATGTTGATGACTCCGAAAGATCTTAGTTTTGTTGGATATACATACAAGAATTTTGAGGCCGTCAAAGGGTTACATCATTCTCCTG GCACAAAAAGAAGTACAGAACCAAATCGATCTTCGACTGACTCAGCTCACA GTGATTCTACAGTTGATTACCAAGAGGAATACTTGACCGAAGCCACTCGAAAGATAGTGCTTTCATCTTCAGAGGATGTCATGTAA